The following proteins are encoded in a genomic region of Glycine soja cultivar W05 chromosome 17, ASM419377v2, whole genome shotgun sequence:
- the LOC114392812 gene encoding uncharacterized protein LOC114392812 encodes MTSASPGHRRKFSGKDPPRKLQPEKHSVRRFAPAPLTLKLPLQSSNDSFLRPSKLLLNVTIESCLGAVQVLLSPEDTVADLIKAALAFYEKEKRRPFLKNTDPKCYDLHFSSFTLESLKADDKLVSLGSRNFFLCSKPPSATCFEKKNMAIDSAFPWMVFVPLLL; translated from the exons ATGACTTCAGCGTCACCGGGTCATCGGAGAAAATTCTCCGGCAAGGACCCGCCGCGTAAACTCCAGCCGGAGAAACATTCCGTTCGTCGATTTGCACCCGCTCCTCTGACGCTTAAGCTTCCGTTGCAAAGCAGTAATGACTCTTTCCTTCGGCCGTCGAAGCTGTTGCTGAACGTTACCATCGAAAGCTGCTTGGGCGCCGTACAGGTGCTGTTGTCGCCGGAGGACACCGTCGCTGATTTGATAAAGGCTGCGTTGGCGTTCTAcgagaaggagaagaggaggCCCTTCTTGAAGAACACTGATCCCAAGTGCTACGACCTTCACTTCTCTTCCTTCACCCTTGAAA GTTTGAAGGCAGATGATAAGTTAGTGAGCTTGGGGTCAAGGAATTTTTTTCTATGCTCTAAGCCTCCAAGCGCTACTTGCTTTGAGAAAAAGAATATGGCAATTGATTCTGCATTTCCTTGGATGGTATTCGTCCCACTGCTGCTTTAG
- the LOC114391985 gene encoding protein cornichon homolog 4-like — protein MADLFAWLISFFILIALIVLVIYQLMCLADLEFDYINPYDSSSRINKVILPEYIIVGVLFGFYLVTGHWIMSLICAPYLYYNVRLYRQGKHLVDVTEIFNLLPKEKKQRLFKLFYIVFILFLSLFWMIYTSLDDHDD, from the exons atgGCTGATCTCTTTGCGTGGCTCATCTCCTTCTTCATTCTTATTGCCTTAATTGTACTCGTCATTTACCAG TTAATGTGCCTGGCAGACCTAGAATTTGATTATATAAATCCATATGATTCCTCATCTCGAATAAACAAAGTGATATTGCCTGAATATATTATAGTAGGTGTCCTATTCGGCTTCTACCTTGTAACAGGGCATTGGATAATGTCATTGATCTGTGCTCCTTACCTCTACTACAATGTGAGATT GTACAGACAAGGAAAACATCTGGTTGATGTCACAGAGATATTCAACTTGCTCCCTAAGGAAAAGAAGCAAAGGCTTTTCAAACTCTTCtatattgtttttatccttttcctATCCTTATTTTG GATGATCTACACATCTTTGGATGACCATGATGATTGA